Genomic window (Flavobacterium oreochromis):
AGATTTTAATACCAGCATCCAAACTTTTCCTAATGTACTAGTGGCAAAAATTATTGGATTTAAAACTATTCCTTTTTGGGTTTTAGAAGATACTTTCAAGAGAGAGGTACCTGTTGTTAAATTTTAGTATCTATTAACGATGTCTTTCATAAAAATCAAATCAGCAATTTCTATTGTTTTTTTATTTATTTTCTTCACTTTACCCACTAAAGCTCAAGAAAGAATTATTAATTATGATGTTGAAATCCAAATCGAACATTCAGGTCTAATACAAGTAACAGAAAAAATAAAAGTTCAGTGTTTAGGAGAAAAAATTCAACATGGAATTAAACGTATTCTTCCCTTGTATAGAGAGGACAAATATGGAACAGATATAAAAATTGATTATAATTTAAAAACAGTCTTGAAGGACAATCACAATGAAAATTATTTTACAGATAAAGACAGAAATAATTGGTATATATACATTGGTAACAAGAATGTTACTTTAGATAGCGGAGTGTATGAATATCAAATTGTATATACAATTCCTTATCAAATAGGTTTTTTTGAGCAGTATGACGAATTGTATTGGAATGTAACAGGAAATGAATGGGATTTTCCTATTCAAAATACTTCTTGTAAAATCATCCTTCCCAATACAAATGATAGATTCAATAATGCTCATTGTTATACGGGAATAAAAGGTTCTAAAGAAAGTCAATGTGATTACTTTATTGACAAAAATACAATTACATTCAAATCACAATTTTTAAATCAAGGCGAAGGTTTTACTGTTGCCGCTGCTTTTCCAAAAAATATAGTCATTGCTCCTGAAAAGGAATTAGAAGCAATAAGTTTCTTTAATAGTATTAAACACTATTTTTGGACGTTATTGTTTGCCTTAGGTACTTTGCTTTTTTATTTTTTAAACTGGAAAAAGAACGGAAAAGACCTAAGAAAAAAAACACCAATACCAGAATTCAGACCCCCTTTTAATTGGTCTCCAGCTATTTTGAGTTATGTATTAGAAGGCAAAACTAGCCAAAAATCATTTATGGCATCAATGATAAATTTGGCAATAAAAAAGAAAATTAAAATTAATTCAAAAACTGAAAGTGGAATATTTGTAAATTCAGAAAAATATGAGATAGAAGTATTAAATCGTGAAAGCTATGATTTATCCATTGAAGAAACTATCATTCTAGAAAAAACAAAGGGAAAGGAAAAAATAATTGTTGATAAGCAAAATACAAGTACTTTTCAAAAAATGAATAATAATTGGGATTTGAAAGTTAGAGAACAAATTAATCTAACAGATTATTATATATCTAACCGTAAATTGAGCTTTAATGGTTTTCTATTATTCATTTTATCTAGTTTAACTTATGTTTGGTTAGTCGCAAAAGGAGAAACAAACAACATATTTTACTTGGGATTAATTATTTTGGGATCATTTTGCTATTATTTTATAAGTCTTAAAAATTTAAGTACCCCCTCAAAAATATTAGTTTATGGTTTTGGTTTTTTCATATACTTTTTTTCTTTTGGAGTGTTAATAATGACAATTCCATTTCTTAAAAGTTATCAAATTGCTATTATTGGATTAGTTTTTATTTGTTATGTAATATATGCTTTTTCAATAGGTAAATACACAAATTTGGGTAATGAGGCTCAAGAACGCATCAAAGGTTTTAAAATGTATTTAGAGACAGCAGAGAAAAATAGTTTGCAAGCACTGAATCCTCCAAAACTCACCCCACAATTATTTGAAGAATTATTACCTTATGCGATTGCTCTAGGAATAGAAGATATATGGGGTAAAAATTTTGTTACTGTACTTGAACAAGCACAATATGAACCCAATTGGTACAAAGGAGACAAACCTTTTGCTATATCTAATTTTAGCCCCACCTTTAATTCTTCCCTCAATAATTCATCACAAACCCAATCAAGTTCAAGTAGTAGCGGGTCTTCATGGAGCAGTGGTAGTAGTGGAAGTAGTGGTGGCGGTGGCGGCGGCGGCGGCGGTGGTGGTTGGTAATATATTGTTAGAAATTATAAAAGCTAAAGTTCAACAATCTATTTCAAAAACGAATAAAAGACTTAATATGAAAAAAATAACTTTAATTATAACAATAGCTTTAGTTTTAACATCATGTAATTTTGAAACAAAAAAAGCTAAATTGAAGGAGGAAAATATAGAAAAGCAAGAAGCAAATAGTTCTACTAACGGTTTCGACTTATTAAATTTAAAATTTAATGAAACAATAACAGATATATTAAAATCTGTAAAATTAAATTTGAAGGACAATCAAGATACAGATGCAATGACATCATTTGAATATAAAAAATTTGAGACTACTAGTAATTCTCTCCTTATATTAGGAAAAGAAAAATTAGCTCAAGTAAGCAAAAACACTATTATCCATTATAATGAGACTAATAATTAAATAGGAATGATTCAAATTGATTTTGGTAATCAAACAGACTTGAACTTTTTACGAAAAAATCTAGGAGTTAAATTAGGTACAATTAAAAGTGAATATAATTTAGAATCTATTAAAAGTTGCTTTTGGCTAAACAATAGTGGCATCTATTATTATTATTTTCAAAAAAATGACAAAACAGACCCGTATAATATTTTATTTGTTTTTAAAGATAAAGTATGGATAGACTTTATTAGTAATCTTGGATATGGTGGAGAATTTATGAAAAAATAAGCAATACAATTTTATAAAACTTGGCACATACCATAAATTTTAAAAAATAAGATAATTATGCAAAAAATAAGCAAAAGATATTATAGTATTTTCTATTTAGTCCTACTAAGCAACTTGTTCTCATTTTGCTCAGAAAAAAAATCCTATCCCAACTTAATAAGTGAAGAAATAAAGTATTCTGATGATGATTTTTCTAAACAAAAATTTTCAGACTATTTGGTTTATAAAAAAACAACAACCAAAGAAATTAAAAAATCAACAACAATAAAATCAACTGATAAAAAACATCCTTGGGATAATGCCTATTCTGAGGAAAAAGCAAATTCAATTTTAAATGAAATAGCGAGTACTATAACACCAATGGCTGATAATTATTCAGATGATCAATTGACCCCTGCTAATAGTATTCGTTTAAGTGGTTTGGTAAATAATTTTACAAAATCACAGATGAAAGAATACAAGGAAAAAGACCATATAACTACAGAAAAATCTGGATTAGATTTAATTAATGCCAAAATTTCAAAATATGAATTGATTAATGAAAAAAACGAAAAAATAGTTTTAGACTCTGATTTCTTAAAAATCAATTTAGGAGGGCTTGAAGAAAAAAACGGAAAAGTGCTTGAAGGAATTGGTTTTGAAACTATGAGTATGGGTAAATTTGAGTTTTTCAAAATAAATGGTTTTATAGACATTGAAGTATCTTTACCTACCGAATATGAAATTGAAGAATTCACTAAAGAAGATATAGGAAAAAACATAACTATTGATAATGCAAAAATTAAACTTATAGAATTTGATGGAGATGTTTTTCATTTCGAAAAAGATGCTACTATAGAAAATGAATTTGATTTTTATTTAGAAGGTATAAGTCAAAACTATAATACAATCGAAGTA
Coding sequences:
- a CDS encoding lipoprotein, translating into MVVVEVVVAVAAAAAVVVGNILLEIIKAKVQQSISKTNKRLNMKKITLIITIALVLTSCNFETKKAKLKEENIEKQEANSSTNGFDLLNLKFNETITDILKSVKLNLKDNQDTDAMTSFEYKKFETTSNSLLILGKEKLAQVSKNTIIHYNETNN
- a CDS encoding DUF2207 domain-containing protein yields the protein MSFIKIKSAISIVFLFIFFTLPTKAQERIINYDVEIQIEHSGLIQVTEKIKVQCLGEKIQHGIKRILPLYREDKYGTDIKIDYNLKTVLKDNHNENYFTDKDRNNWYIYIGNKNVTLDSGVYEYQIVYTIPYQIGFFEQYDELYWNVTGNEWDFPIQNTSCKIILPNTNDRFNNAHCYTGIKGSKESQCDYFIDKNTITFKSQFLNQGEGFTVAAAFPKNIVIAPEKELEAISFFNSIKHYFWTLLFALGTLLFYFLNWKKNGKDLRKKTPIPEFRPPFNWSPAILSYVLEGKTSQKSFMASMINLAIKKKIKINSKTESGIFVNSEKYEIEVLNRESYDLSIEETIILEKTKGKEKIIVDKQNTSTFQKMNNNWDLKVREQINLTDYYISNRKLSFNGFLLFILSSLTYVWLVAKGETNNIFYLGLIILGSFCYYFISLKNLSTPSKILVYGFGFFIYFFSFGVLIMTIPFLKSYQIAIIGLVFICYVIYAFSIGKYTNLGNEAQERIKGFKMYLETAEKNSLQALNPPKLTPQLFEELLPYAIALGIEDIWGKNFVTVLEQAQYEPNWYKGDKPFAISNFSPTFNSSLNNSSQTQSSSSSSGSSWSSGSSGSSGGGGGGGGGGGW